The Eremothecium gossypii ATCC 10895 chromosome IV, complete sequence genome contains a region encoding:
- the RPA190 gene encoding DNA-directed RNA polymerase I core subunit RPA190 (Syntenic homolog of Saccharomyces cerevisiae YOR341W (RPA190)) has product MDISKPVGAEISSVDFSVMSAAEIRALSVKQITNPTVLDHLGHPIRGGLYDLSLGAFLRNLCATCGLDEKFCSGHQGHIELPVPCYSPLFFNQLYIYLRSSCLYCHHFRLKAVEVHRYACKLKLLQYGLIDEAYKLDDLTVGGVASDEAEEEGKENDVSAALVAELKMRRREYVDTEIAKALSDGRTSKYGTFTATVNDERKNLIHEFHKKILARPKCDNCGMFSPKFRKDGFTKIFETALTEKQLTNNRVKGLIREDMIRKQQQSKRLAGETVDDEPQSGRSANLKPKTGSTYILSTEVRNILRAVFKNEQVVLQYVFNSRPNLKKTLVKADMFFMEVIVVPPTRFRLPSKLGDEVHENTQNQLLSKILTTSLLIRDLNEEMSKLQKDKVSLEDRKIIFNRLMNAFVTIQNDVNAFIDSTKAQGSTGGKVPIPGVKQALEKKEGLFRKHMMGKRVNYAARSVISPDPNIETNEIGVPPVFATKLTYPEPVTAYNIAEMRQAVINGPDKWPGATQIQNEDGSLVSLVGMTSDQRKALANQLMTPSTHGSTHTLNKKVYRHIKNRDIVIMNRQPTLHKASMMGHKVRVLPGEKTLRLHYANTGAYNADFDGDEMNMHFPQNENARSEAFTLANTDSQYLTPTSGSPVRGLIQDHISAGVWLTNKDSFFTREQYQQYIYGCIRPEDGHASRSKIITVPPAVVKPVPLWTGKQIITTVLLNATPADIPGINLVSKNKIKNEYWGKSSYENEVIFKNGALLCGILDKSQYGASKYGIVHSLHELYGPDVSSKVLSILGRLFTNYITSTAFTCGMDDLRLTDEGNKWRIDILKKSTDIGRAAAAEVTNLGGDVRPDDAELLKRLEEILRDDNKLGILDAVTSSKVNTITSEVVSKCVPDGTMKKFPYNSMQAMALSGAKGSNVNVSQIMCLLGQQALEGRRVPVMVSGKTLPSFKPFETDAKAGGYIKGRFYSGIKPQEYYFHCMAGREGLIDTAVKTSRSGYLQRCLTKQLEGVHVSYDNTVRDGDGTLVQFLYGGDAIDVTKESHMSEFKFCVDNYDALLKRYNPSALIQHLDVESALKYSKKAMKNRKKNLNLPHYARHDKYDPVLSKYNPSKFLGSVSENFQDKLESFIDSNASLFKGQATVNEKKFRALMQLKYMRSLINPGEAVGIIASQSVGEPSTQMTLNTFHFAGHGAANVTLGIPRMREIIMTASAAIKTPQMTLPILPDVTDETADIFCKNTTKVILSEVIDKVVVVETTGAATGGANARTYVVTMNFFNEEEYGEQYDITKEELQTVVSTKFLVALESAILKEIKKQKRTHTMEVGVAVPSSETAFGINEKAHSNDEDHDEEESRKKNKQAVSYEDPDDEELESMRQAEQTSDEEISSDKESNSDSDSDSDAEMEDIHAVTAGANKNMSKEQKDRQSAIISSHRFISKYNFDDESGRWCEFKLDLAADTEKLLMVNIVEDICRKSVIREVPNIDRCVHPEPENGKRVLVTEGVNFQAMWDQEAFIDVNGITSNDVSAVLKTYGVEAARNTIVNEINNVFSRYAISVSYRHLDLIADMMTRQGTYLAFNRQGMESSTSSLMKMSYETTCQFLTKAVLDNEREELKSPSAKLVLGKLNSVGTGAFDILAKVPTTA; this is encoded by the coding sequence ATGGATATATCTAAACCTGTTGGAGCCGAGATCAGCAGCGTGGACTTCAGCGTGATGTCCGCTGCGGAGATCCGCGCGCTGTCGGTGAAGCAGATCACTAACCCGACTGTGTTGGACCACCTGGGCCACCCAATTCGCGGCGGTCTGTATGACCTGTCGCTGGGGGCGTTTTTGCGGAACCTGTGTGCGACTTGTGGGCTGGACGAAAAGTTCTGCTCGGGGCACCAGGGCCACATTGAGCTGCCTGTTCCGTGCTACAGTCCTCTGTTCTTCAACCAGCTGTACATATACTTGCGGTCCTCGTGCCTGTACTGCCACCACTTCCGGCTGAAGGCTGTTGAGGTGCACCGGTACGCGTGTAAAttgaagctgctgcagtaCGGACTGATCGACGAGGCATACAAGCTGGACGACTTAACGGTTGGCGGCGTGGCGTCGGACGAGGCCGAGGAAGAGGGCAAGGAAAACGATGTCTCTGCGGCTCTCGTGGCGGAGCTCAAGATGCGGCGCCGGGAGTACGTGGACACGGAGATTGCCAAGGCGCTTTCGGATGGGCGCACCTCGAAGTACGGTACCTTCACGGCCACGGTCAACGACGAGCGTAAGAACCTCATCCATGAATTTCACAAGAAGATACTTGCCAGACCAAAGTGTGACAACTGTGGCATGTTTTCCCCGAAATTCCGCAAGGATGGGTTCACGAAGATCTTCGAAACTGCGTTGACCGAGAAGCAGCTCACCAACAACAGAGTTAAGGGTTTGATCCGGGAGGATATGATCAGAAAGCAGCAGCAGTCAAAGCGATTGGCTGGAGAGACAGTTGATGATGAGCCTCAGTCTGGGCGGTCGGCTAACTTGAAGCCCAAGACGGGATCTACGTATATCCTCTCTACGGAGGTGAGAAACATTTTACGTGCAGTCTTCAAGAACGAGCAGGTGGTTCTACAGTATGTGTTCAACTCAAGGCCCAACCTGAAGAAGACCTTGGTCAAGGCCGATATGTTTTTCATGGAAGTGATTGTGGTTCCACCAACCAGATTCCGCTTGCCCTCTAAGCTTGGCGATGAAGTGCATGAGAATACACAGAACCAGCTACTTTCGAAAATCTTGACTACCTCACTGTTGATCAGAGACCTAAACGAGGAAATGTCCAAGCTACAGAAGGACAAGGTCTCTCTTGAGGACAGAAAGATAATCTTCAACAGGTTAATGAACGCCTTTGTTACCATCCAGAACGATGTTAACGCCTTTATTGATTCTACCAAGGCACAAGGTAGTACAGGAGGAAAGGTACCTATTCCTGGTGTCAAGCAGGCTttggagaagaaggaggGTCTATTTAGAAAGCACATGATGGGCAAGCGTGTGAATTATGCTGCTCGTTCCGTGATTTCCCCAGATCCAAACATCGAAACGAACGAAATCGGTGTTCCACCTGTCTTTGCAACTAAACTGACGTACCCAGAGCCTGTTACAGCTTACAACATTGCAGAAATGCGCCAAGCTGTGATCAACGGCCCTGACAAATGGCCGGGCGCTACCCAGATTCAAAATGAAGACGGGTCGCTTGTTTCCTTAGTTGGTATGACCTCAGACCAGCGGAAGGCTCTAGCCAATCAGTTAATGACACCTTCTACACATGGGTCGACCCATACACTAAACAAGAAGGTCTACCGTCATATCAAAAACCGTGATATTGTCATCATGAACCGTCAACCCACACTGCATAAAGCGTCTATGATGGGCCACAAGGTCAGAGTCTTGCCTGGCGAGAAGACCTTGAGGTTGCACTATGCTAACACCGGTGCTTATAATGCTGACTTCGATGGTGACGAGATGAATATGCATTTCCCACAAAATGAAAATGCGCGGTCGGAAGCTTTTACTTTGGCTAACACTGATTCCCAATATCTGACTCCGACTTCTGGCTCCCCTGTTAGAGGTTTAATTCAGGACCATATTTCTGCCGGTGTGTGGTTGACCAACAAGGATTCTTTCTTTACTAGGGAGCAATACCAACAGTACATTTATGGCTGCATTCGTCCTGAAGATGGTCATGCTTCTAGATCAAAGATTATCACTGTCCCACCTGCTGTTGTAAAGCCTGTTCCGCTATGGACTGGTAAGCAGATAATCACAACTGTTCTTTTGAATGCAACTCCTGCTGACATTCCAGGCATTAATTTGGTCTCGAAGAACAAGATCAAGAATGAATATTGGGGTAAGAGTTCCTATGAAAACGAGGTTATCTTCAAGAATGGTGCTCTCCTTTGTGGTATCCTGGATAAGTCTCAGTATGGTGCTTCCAAGTACGGTATCGTGCATTCCTTACACGAACTATACGGCCCAGACGTCTCATCGAAAGTTCTCTCGATCTTGGGTCGTTTATTCACCAATTACATTACTTCTACTGCGTTCACTTGTGGTATGGATGATCTGAGGTTAACAGATGAGGGAAATAAGTGGAGAATCGATATATTGAAGAAGTCCACTGATATCGGtcgtgctgctgccgcagaGGTAACCAACCTGGGTGGTGATGTGAGACCAGATGACGCCGAGTTGTTGAAACGACTAGAGGAAATTTTGCGTGATGACAACAAGCTTGGAATTTTGGATGCTGTGACATCTTCTAAAGTCAATACCATTACGTCCGAGGTTGTGTCTAAGTGTGTCCCAGATGGAACCATGAAGAAGTTCCCATACAATTCTATGCAGGCAATGGCACTGTCTGGTGCAAAGGGTTCTAATGTTAATGTGTCGCAGATTATGTGTCTATTAGGCCAACAGGCGTTGGAAGGTAGAAGAGTGCCTGTTATGGTATCTGGTAAGACGCTACCATCGTTTAAACCGTTTGAGACAGATGCAAAGGCTGGTGGTTACATTAAAGGCCGTTTCTATTCGGGTATTAAACCTCAAGAATACTATTTCCACTGTATGGCAGGTCGCGAAGGTCTTATTGATACAGCCGTGAAAACCTCTAGATCTGGTTACTTGCAACGTTGTTTGACTAAGCAGTTGGAGGGTGTCCACGTTTCCTATGATAACACTGTTCGGGACGGCGACGGCACTTTAGTGCAGTTCCTATATGGTGGTGACGCTATTGACGTTACCAAGGAGTCTCACATGTCCGAATTCAAATTCTGTGTCGATAATTACGACGCCCTATTGAAGAGATACAATCCATCTGCGTTGATTCAGCATTTGGACGTTGAATCTGCTCTCAAGTATTCTAAGAAGGCAATGAAGAACAGAAAGAAGAACCTCAACCTGCCACATTACGCGCGCCATGATAAATACGACCCTGTTTTATCGAAGTACAACCCTTCGAAGTTCCTAGGCTCGGTTTCTGAGAACTTCCAGGACAAGCTAGAGAGCTTTATTGACTCCAACGCTTCTTTGTTCAAAGGTCAGGCTACAGTGAATGAGAAGAAGTTCAGAGCTCTAATGCAACTGAAATATATGCGTTCTCTAATCAACCCCGGCGAGGCAGTTGGTATCATTGCATCCCAATCTGTTGGTGAACCTTCTACCCAGATGACTTTGAACACTTTCCATTTTGCAGGCCACGGTGCTGCTAATGTCACTTTAGGTATCCCTCGTATGAGAGAAATCATTATGACTGCCTCTGCTGCCATAAAAACGCCTCAAATGACGCTGCCTATTCTTCCTGATGTTACAGACGAGACCGCTGATATTTTCTGTAAAAACACCACAAAGGTTATACTTTCTGAAGTTATCGATAAGGTCGTGGTTGTTGAGACAACTGGCGCGGCTACTGGAGGTGCAAACGCTAGAACTTATGTTGTTACCATGAACTTCTTTAATGAGGAGGAATATGGCGAGCAGTATGATATCACTAAGGAAGAGCTTCAGACTGTCGTATCCACCAAGTTCCTTGTTGCACTGGAATCTGCTATCTTGAAGGAGATTAAAAAGCAGAAGAGAACACATACTATGGAGGTTGGTGTCGCAGTGCCTAGCTCGGAAACAGCATTTGGTATTAATGAGAAGGCACACAGCAATGACGAGGATCACGACGAAGAAGAATCTCGTAAGAAAAACAAGCAAGCTGTTTCTTACGAAGATCCTGATGACGAGGAACTAGAGTCAATGCGGCAGGCTGAACAAACTTCAGACGAGGAAATATCTTCTGACAAAGAAAGCAACTCTGACTCCGACTCTGACTCTGATGCTGAAATGGAGGACATCCATGCGGTAACTGCTGGAGCGAATAAGAACATGAGTAAAGAGCAGAAGGACCGTCAGTCTGCCATCATTTCGTCCCACAGATTTATCTCTAAGTATAACTTTGATGATGAGTCTGGCAGATGGTGCGAGTTTAAGCTAGATTTAGCTGCTGACACGGAAAAGCTGCTGATGGTCAACATTGTCGAGGATATCTGCCGGAAGTCTGTTATCAGAGAAGTTCCTAATATCGATCGGTGTGTTCACCCAGAGCCTGAGAATGGCAAACGGGTGTTGGTCACCGAGGGTGTGAACTTCCAGGCCATGTGGGACCAAGAAGCCTTTATTGACGTCAATGGTATTACTTCCAACGATGTGTCTGCCGTCTTGAAGACATATGGTGTTGAAGCGGCCAGAAATACCATTGTTAATGAAATTAACAATGTTTTCTCCCGTTACGCTATCTCCGTGTCTTACCGCCATCTAGACTTGATTGCTGATATGATGACGAGACAAGGTACTTATTTGGCCTTCAACCGGCAGGGTATGGAGTCATCCACTTCTTCTTTGATGAAGATGTCTTATGAGACAACTTGCCAGTTCTTGACGAAGGCTGTTCTTGACAATGAACGTGAAGAATTGAAGTCTCCTTCCGCTAAGCTTGTTCTGGGCAAATTGAACAGTGTCGGTACCGGTGCCTTTGATATTTTAGCGAAGGTACCAACTACTGCATAA
- the FUN12 gene encoding translation initiation factor eIF5B (Syntenic homolog of Saccharomyces cerevisiae YAL035W (FUN12)) gives MAKKGKKTQNNYWDEDFEEDMSETAPTEEMDSTTEATEAGDGPAAETADFMSALKRTKQKQDTKEAEKAEKKPVLKSKKEKEREKKEAEKERKREAAQKKKQQQQAQKEKTKELYAENLQKAKEEKQAKETGSAAAAKKKKVPAGLAALKRQLELKKQLEEEERLQREEEERLEREEKERLEREEKEREEAQREKREKEKARKERLKAEGKLLTRKQREAKKQMEARRAALLASGNVLVAGLAKKAGDSPAADKPKKIVYGKKKASKAKSSEISEEDSKAATDAGGDEAEEEVLVDDWEALALDDDEDEPAEEQQSVSYADHSETPMSTPEPTVEEVKDNVLLSIPAAPAPVQTSGNNKDLRSPICCILGHVDTGKTKLLDKIRQTNVQGGEAGGITQQIGATYFPIEAIRQKTAAMSQYEEQTFDVPGLLVIDTPGHESFTNLRSRGSSLCNIAILVIDIMHGLEQQTLESIRLLRDRKAPFIVALNKIDRLYDWKVFPNNSFRDSFSKQTRAVQQEFQTRLGNIQLQLSEQGLNSELYFQNKNMSKYVSIVPTSAVTGEGIPDLLWLLLELTQKRMSKQLKYLSHIEATVLEVKVIEGFGTTIDIILSNGYLREGDRIVLCGLNGPIVTNIRALLTPQPLRELRLKSEYVHHKEVKAALGVKIAAHDLEKAVSGSRLLVVGPEDDEEDLMDDVMDDLTGLLDSVDKTGKGVVVQASTLGSLEALLDFLKDMKIPVMSIGLGPVYKRDVMKTTTMLEKAPEFAVMLCFDVKVDKEAEQYAEEQGVKIFNADVIYHLFDAFTAYQEELMQKRRQDFMEFAIFPCVLNTLQIINKREPMIIGVDVIEGSLRIGTPICAVRTDPTTKEKITLLLGKVVSLEINHQSVTEVKKGQTAAGVAMRLENPSGQQPIWGRHVDEKDVLYSALSRKSIDTLKDPAFRDQVPRSDWMLIRKLKPVLGID, from the coding sequence ATGGCGAAGAAAGGAAAGAAGACCCAAAACAACTACTGGGATGAAGATTTCGAGGAGGACATGTCCGAGACGGCGCCCACGGAGGAGATGGATTCCACAACCGAGGCAACCGAGGCCGGCGACGGCCCTGCGGCGGAGACCGCAGACTTCATGTCTGCGCTGAAGCGGACAAAGCAGAAGCAGGACACGAAGGAGGCGGAGAAGGCGGAGAAGAAGCCTGTGCTGAAGtccaagaaggagaaggagcgGGAGAAGAAGGAAGCAGAGAAGGAGCGCAAGCGGGAGGCAgcgcagaagaagaagcagcagcagcaggcgcagaaGGAGAAGACGAAGGAGCTGTATGCGGAGAACTTGCAGAAGGCCAAGGAGGAGAAGCAGGCTAAGGAGACCGGAagtgcggcggcggcgaagaagaagaaggtgCCTGCGGGTCTTGCCGCGCTCAAGAGGCAGCTCGAGCTGAAAAAGCAGCTTGAGGAAGAGGAACGCCTACagcgcgaggaggaggagcgaCTGGAGCGCGAGGAGAAGGAGCGTTTGGAGCGCGAGGAGAAGGAGCGCGAGGAGGCCCAGCGCGAGAAGCGTGAGAAGGAAAAGGCTCGCAAGGAGCGCCTAAAGGCAGAGGGCAAGTTGCTGACAAGGAAACAGCGGGAGGCCAAGAAGCAGATGGAAGCTCGCCGGGCCGCGCTTTTGGCTTCTGGCAATGTCTTGGTCGCTGGTTTAGCTAAAAAGGCTGGTGATTCACCTGCTGCAGACAAGCCAAAGAAGATCGTATACGGTAAGAAGAAGGCCAGCAAAGCTAAGAGCTCCGAAATCTCTGAGGAAGATTCCAAGGCGGCTACTGACGCAGGTGGCGATGAGGCTGAAGAGGAGGTGTTGGTTGACGACTGGGAGGCACTTGCTCTCGATGACGACGAGGATGAGCCAGCGGAAGAACAGCAAAGCGTATCCTATGCTGACCACTCAGAGACTCCAATGAGCACACCAGAGCCAACCGTGGAAGAGGTCAAGGACAATGTTCTTCTTTCTATCCCtgcggcgcctgcgcctgTCCAGACATCTGGTAACAACAAGGATCTTCGTTCCCCGATCTGTTGTATCCTGGGTCACGTCGATACCGGTAAGACCAAGCTGTTGGATAAGATCAGACAAACGAATGTCCAAGGTGGTGAAGCCGGTGGTATTACACAGCAGATCGGTGCCACCTACTTCCCAATTGAGGCCATTCGTCAGAAAACAGCAGCCATGTCTCAGTACGAGGAACAAACTTTTGATGTCCCAGGTCTATTAGTAATTGATACCCCCGGTCACGAATCTTTTACCAACTTGCGTTCGAGAGGTTCCTCTCTGTGTAACATTGCTATCTTGGTGATTGACATCATGCACGGTTTGGAGCAGCAGACCCTAGAATCCATCAGATTGTTGAGGGACAGAAAGGCACCATTTATTGTTGCGTTGAATAAGATTGACAGACTGTACGATTGGAAGGTTTTCCCAAATAACTCTTTCAGAGACTCCTTTTCTAAGCAAACCAGAGCGGTCCAGCAAGAGTTCCAGACTCGTCTAGGAAACATTCAGCTGCAGCTGTCTGAGCAGGGTTTGAACTCAGAACTCTACTTCCAAAATAAGAACATGTCGAAGTATGTTTCGATTGTTCCTACTTCTGCAGTTACAGGTGAAGGTATTCCTGACTTGTTGTGGTTGCTATTGGAGTTGACTCAAAAGAGAATGTCCAAACAGTTGAAATACTTGTCTCATATTGAGGCTACTGTGCTTGAAGTCAAGGTGATTGAGGGTTTTGGTACCACCATTGATATCATTCTGTCTAATGGATATTTGAGGGAAGGTGACCGTATCGTGCTTTGTGGGTTGAACGGGCCGATTGTAACAAACATCAGGGCTCTGTTGACTCCGCAACCATTGCGTGAGCTACGTTTGAAGTCTGAGTATGTCCACCATAAAGAGGTAAAGGCTGCGCTAGGTGTTAAGATTGCTGCGCATGACTTAGAGAAGGCTGTCTCGGGCTCTAGATTGTTGGTGGTTGGACCGGAGGATGATGAAGAAGATTTAATGGACGATGTGATGGATGACCTGACTGGCCTACTTGACTCTGTGGATAAGACCGGGAAAGGTGTAGTTGTACAGGCATCCACTCTGGGTTCCCTAGAAGCGTTGCTAGATTTCTTGAAGGATATGAAAATCCCAGTGATGTCTATTGGTCTGGGTCCTGTGTACAAGCGTGACGTTATGAAGACCACAACCATGCTGGAAAAGGCACCTGAGTTTGCAGTAATGTTATGTTTCGATGTGAAGGTAGATAAAGAAGCCGAGCAGTACGCGGAAGAGCAAGGTGTGAAGATCTTTAACGCAGATGTCATTTACCACTTGTTCGATGCATTCACCGCATATCAGGAGGAACTCATGCAGAAACGCCGTCAAGACTTCATGGAATTCGCCATCTTCCCTTGCGTTTTGAACACTCTTCAGATCATCAACAAGCGTGAGCCTATGATTATCGGTGTTGATGTGATAGAAGGATCGCTGCGTATTGGTACGCCAATCTGCGCTGTTAGAACTGATCCTACCACGAAAGAAAAGATCACTCTGCTATTGGGTAAGGTGGTCTCCTTGGAGATCAACCATCAATCTGTAACGGAGGTAAAGAAGGGTCAAACTGCGGCTGGTGTGGCCATGCGTCTGGAGAATCCATCTGGTCAACAACCTATATGGGGCCGTCATGTGGATGAAAAGGACGTTTTGTATTCAGCATTGTCCAGAAAGTCCATCGACACTTTGAAAGATCCCGCTTTCAGAGATCAGGTTCCACGTTCTGACTGGATGTTGATCCGTAAATTGAAGCCTGTTCTGGGCATCGACTAA
- a CDS encoding ADR375Wp (NOHBY445; No homolog in Saccharomyces cerevisiae; Syntenic homolog of Kluyveromyces lactis KLLA0F02299g), whose amino-acid sequence MRRVLACARCRGHKIKCVHNNEPPCSYCQHKGIAEKCVLSFPPKKRRKKPELYLEGVGMALGGYPVQQLETADLHEHKARADGSDESQAPVHAQGLYDREQAAQMYELGQQMYYGLPRAYSTGYVGVGAEGFQGGVDLRPSGQPGVEAETDATTWEPAMTLWELVRQVPDAVVQRAVEDIVQSFPELRLFNMTTLHEDIPRMDAVLVGAVLAHASFFAPCNEDDPASLVPTSHWLGVHTYNVKHAVYEKLSMAAISANEIFMEPSLDLASALLLLSTIKWSQSQHYAAWMLHTCAVRMIQALVYDERFVRKCKGSPVVQEMRWRTYWCAFLLDRMICAGEKRCFVVADYERYPLPVPERVLASLSANEAGAVADPEDCRGVHQFEKVTLQNCYEYFTKFPVSGAGMEYAFLVKIYSIWGEAYRYTVGHGDFNSDKPWDPYSPIGKIWMDLKHWREFLPEECIRSIEHENSEQFIRKDAIYHMMHCLYLLTIIFLTRRYMPFLPRSCEKPYCSEFESPPDEHYWEENARRSFKATREIAQVLGMLLDYAFSSPAKRPYPVLTAPFYSFVAFTCATQCNYGIHFPWMDPEHQLYEGDTNRPTSLVFGLRKMTQLLNFRQSFCRITKNWFSTMLKQQELYRNVCSNGNADFIRLEKYSLNKLKEVLQPSALGHAPAVGRIELPVSRNEKHYKLLANNPMTSSPSHTRSFLSSTIENTAQSVLLQLPEIVAPKQGSYVTEMQHNDQQSAFPPPQAMHPVPSTQSINISSVAGFHNPSATAYAVPESSLPANSISSCLSSDHSARSEPPIATQQTRPEVEKMTLLFNDQELDLLLQFTV is encoded by the coding sequence ATGAGAAGAGTATTGGCTTGTGCACGATGCCGTGGGCACAAGATCAAATGCGTGCACAACAACGAGCCACCCTGCTCTTACTGCCAGCACAAAGGCATAGCGGAGAAATGCGTGTTATCATTTCCGCCCAAGAAGAGGCGCAAGAAGCCGGAACTATACTTAGAAGGGGTTGGCATGGCGCTGGGCGGGTATCCGGTGCAGCAGTTGGAAACTGCAGATCTGCACGAGCATAAAGCCAGAGCGGACGGCTCTGATGAAAGCCAGGCTCCTGTGCATGCGCAGGGACTATACGATCGGGAGCAAGCTGCGCAGATGTACGAGCTGGGCCAGCAGATGTACTACGGGCTGCCCAGGGCGTACTCGACGGGTTATGTCGGAGTAGGTGCGGAAGGGTTCCAGGGCGGGGTGGATCTCCGGCCAAGTGGCCAGCCCGGAGTCGAAGCGGAGACAGATGCGACCACATGGGAGCCTGCCATGACGTTGTGGGAGCTGGTCCGCCAGGTGCCCGATGCAGTGGTGCAACGTGCAGTGGAGGATATTGTGCAGTCTTTTCCCGAACTGCGGCTGTTTAACATGACAACGCTACACGAGGACATACCACGCATGGACGCGGTACTTGTGGGTGCTGTTTTGGCGCACGCCAGCTTCTTCGCGCCATGTAATGAGGATGACCCTGCCTCCCTGGTCCCGACTAGTCACTGGCTTGGTGTGCACACCTATAACGTCAAGCACGCGGTTTATGAGAAGCTGTCGATGGCTGCTATATCTGCAAATGAGATATTTATGGAGCCAAGTTTAGATTTGGCATCGGCACTCTTGCTACTCTCTACTATCAAGTGGAGTCAGAGCCAACACTACGCAGCGTGGATGTTGCATACCTGTGCCGTACGCATGATCCAGGCGCTAGTCTATGATGAGCGGTTCGTGCGCAAATGCAAGGGCTCTCCAGTGGTCCAAGAGATGAGATGGCGCACATACTGGTGCGCCTTCCTGCTCGATCGAATGATATGCGCCGGAGAGAAGCGTTGTTTTGTAGTCGCCGACTATGAGAGATACCCCCTTCCTGTCCCAGAACGCGTGCTAGCTTCACTATCAGCAAATGAAGCTGGCGCGGTCGCCGACCCCGAGGACTGCCGCGGTGTCCATCAGTTTGAAAAGGTGACGCTACAAAATTGCTACGAATACTTCACGAAGTTCCCTGTTTCAGGCGCTGGTATGGAATACGCTTTTCTTGTTAAAATATACAGTATCTGGGGGGAAGCATACCGTTATACCGTTGGTCATGGGGACTTCAATTCAGATAAACCATGGGATCCATATTCACCAATAGGCAAAATTTGGATGGATCTAAAGCACTGGAGGGAGTTTTTGCCTGAAGAGTGTATCCGCTCCATAGAGCATGAGAACTCCGAGCAGTTCATTAGGAAGGATGCCATCTATCATATGATGCACTGCCTTTACCTGCTAACTATTATTTTCCTGACTCGAAGATATATGCCGTTCTTGCCACGCTCATGCGAAAAGCCCTACTGTTCCGAATTTGAATCCCCCCCAGACGAGCATTACTGGGAAGAGAACGCTAGACGGTCCTTTAAAGCTACGCGTGAAATAGCTCAAGTGCTTGGGATGCTACTGGACTATGCTTTTAGTTCGCCCGCTAAGCGTCCATACCCTGTTCTAACTGCTCCCTTCTACAGTTTCGTGGCGTTCACATGCGCTACCCAATGCAACTATGGGATCCATTTCCCATGGATGGATCCAGAACATCAGCTTTATGAGGGAGATACTAATCGTCCTACTTCTTTGGTATTCGGGTTGCGGAAGATGACACAACTGCTCAACTTCAGACAGTCCTTCTGCCGTATCACTAAAAACTGGTTTTCCACGATGTTGAAGCAGCAAGAGCTATATAGGAACGTCTGCAGTAACGGCAACGCGGACTTCATAAGGTTGGAAAAATACAGCCTCAACAAGCTCAAGGAAGTGTTGCAGCCTTCAGCGCTTGGCCACGCGCCCGCAGTTGGCAGGATTGAGTTGCCTGTTTCTAGAAACGAAAAGCATTATAAGCTCCTCGCCAACAACCCTATGACGTCTTCTCCCTCACATACGCGGTCTTTCCTCTCATCTACGATAGAAAATACAGCTCAGAGTGTACTACTCCAACTGCCTGAAATTGTCGCTCCAAAACAAGGCTCCTACGTCACTGAGATGCAGCACAATGACCAACAGTCGGCATTCCCTCCTCCGCAGGCAATGCACCCTGTTCCCTCTACGCAATCTATTAACATCAGCAGTGTGGCAGGCTTCCACAATCCATCTGCTACCGCTTATGCAGTTCCTGAGAGCTCCCTACCCGCTAATAGCATCAGTAGCTGTCTCAGTTCCGACCACTCTGCCCGCAGCGAGCCGCCCATCGCAACTCAGCAAACTCGCCCAGAAGTGGAAAAAATGACGCTTCTATTCAATGATCAGGAACTCGATCTGCTGCTACAATTCACGGTATGA